TCGAATTTAAATGAACTGGACAGAAAAATACAGACCCAAAAGTTTAAAAGATATTGTTGGTAATTCAGAGGCAATTTCTGAATTAAAAAAATGGGCTGAGGGATGGAAAAATAATATACCAGAAAAAAAAGCTGTCATATTATATGGTAAACCAGGTGTTGGAAAAACATCCACTGCACATGCTCTTGCAAATGACTTTGGGTGGTATGTAATAGAGTTAAATGCAAGTGATGAGAGGAATAGGAATGTTATCGAGGAGGTTGCGCTGGCGGGCGCGGTGAATGAGGCGATTGGTTACGGGTTTGAAGGGTGGAGGGAGGGAGTAAAAAAACTGATTATTTTTGATGAGGCAGATAATTTATATGAGAGGGAGGGTGATTTTGGAGGGAAAGGGGCGATAATAGAGACAATAAAGAAAAGCAAACAGCCGATAGTGATTATAGTAAATGATCTTTATGAACTTTTTAAGAATGCTGAGGAGCTAAAAAAGATTTGCAATTTAATTGAATTTAAGAAGATAAGAAACGATGAAATTGTAGGCTTGCTAAAAAAAATTTGTATTGGGGAAGGAATAAACTGCGATGAAAATGTGCTTTATACGATAGCAAACCGTAGCGGAGGAGATTTAAGGAGCGCAATAAATGATTTGCAATCAATATCTTATGGCAGGAGAGTTGGAAAGGAAATGCTTTCCTGCTTGGGATACAGGGATAGAGAAACTGGTATTTTTGAAGGAATCAGAAATATTTTGGAGGCAAGAGAAATGAGGATTGCTATAAAAATTTTGAGGGAAATTGATGAAACACCCGAGAATTTAATAATATGGATAGATGAAAATTTGCCCCATTTGCTTCATCTTTCAGATTTAAAAGATGCTTATCACTATCTCTCCAGGGCAGACATATTTCTGGGCAGGAAATGGAAAAGGCAGTATTATGGAATGTGGAGCTATGCAAGCGATTTGATGAGTGGGGGTGTTGCAATTGCAAGAAAAAAAGAATTAAAAAGCAGGGCATGCTATTTTCCTCGCTGGCTGAAGGAAATGTCAAAAAGCAAAGCCATCAGGCGGGCAAAGCTAAGCGCAGCAAAAAAAATAGGAGAAAAAATTCATGCATCATCTAAAAAAACAGTTGAAATTGTTGAAATTTTAAAAAATTTATTGCTGAGCGATGAAGGGATAAAAATACTTTCAAAATTTGAATTGAGCGAAGATGAAATTTCTGCAATCCTGAGTGTAAATAAAGAAAGAGCAAAAGAGATATATGAAAATATTAAAAAATATGAAATGAAGAGCAAGCAATCATTTCTTTTCCAGTTTTAGAAAGAAAGATTTTATACCATTTTTAATTATTCAAACATGGATTACGAAATCGCTATAATTGGGGCGGGTCCGTCTGGCTGTGCGGCTGGCATTTACGCTGGCAGAGGGGGGGCGCATGCTGTTGTTTATGACAAGGGAATGGGTGGGGGGCTTGCGATAAATTCGCCGAAAATAGAAAATTATCCTGGTTTTTTAAGCATAGGTGGCATGGAGTTGATGGAGAAAATGAAGGAGCATGCTTCCCAGTATGCTGAGATGAAATTATTTGAAGAGGTAAAGGATATAAAAATTGATGAGGAAATTGAAGTTATAACTGATAGAGGAAAATACTCTGTTAAGGCGGTTATAATATGCACTGGGACACAGCCAAGAAAATTGAATGTGAAGGGAGAGGAAAAATTTACTGGGAGGGGAGTTAGTTATTGTGCTACCTGTGATGGCTTCTTTTTTAAAGGTAAAAAAGTTGCAGTTGTTGGCGGGGGAAACAGTGCAATAATAGAGGCAATATATCTCAGCAATATAGGGGCTGATGTAAGCGTAATCCACAGGAGAGATGAATTAAGAGCGGAAAAAATAATTGAAAAGGAAGCAAGAGAAAAGGGAATAAATTTTGTATGGAATAGTGTTGTTGATGAAATAATTGGAAACGATAAGGTTGAGGGAATTAAAATAAGGGATGTTAAAACAAATGAAATAAAGGAAATGAGCATAGATGGAATTTTTGTTTCTATAGGCGAGGAGCCAAATAATGAGATTGCAAAAAAAATTGGCTTGGCTCTGGATGAGCATGGCTTCATAAAGGCGGATGACATGGGAAGAACAAGCATTGATAGAATTTTCGCAGCGGGCGACATTACAGGGGGGGTGAGGCAGATAGTTGTTGCTGTTTCGCAGGGCGCAAAGGCGGCGATATCTGCGATGAAAGCTATAGGGAAAAGAAGTATATGGGACTTATAGAGTAAATAGATGAAATTCATGAATATTCCTATTTTAATTAAATTACTTTATTGCACAAAGTAATCATGTTCATAAGAGTAATAGCAACTCCTGTAAGAGTAATCGGTCTTATGGTTTCTCCAAATATTGTTTTCAATCTCGAAAAAACATATTCTTTGTTAAATCTTTCTTTATAACCAGTAGCTTCTGCCCATTTTTCATATCCTAACTCCTTATACAATTTAACTTCTTCTGCAAATTCTTTACTTCCTCTACATTTAGCTAAAGCATTTTTCTTAGGAGGGGAATGAAATTTTATTCCTTTCTTT
The DNA window shown above is from Thermoplasmatales archaeon and carries:
- a CDS encoding replication factor C large subunit, which codes for MNWTEKYRPKSLKDIVGNSEAISELKKWAEGWKNNIPEKKAVILYGKPGVGKTSTAHALANDFGWYVIELNASDERNRNVIEEVALAGAVNEAIGYGFEGWREGVKKLIIFDEADNLYEREGDFGGKGAIIETIKKSKQPIVIIVNDLYELFKNAEELKKICNLIEFKKIRNDEIVGLLKKICIGEGINCDENVLYTIANRSGGDLRSAINDLQSISYGRRVGKEMLSCLGYRDRETGIFEGIRNILEAREMRIAIKILREIDETPENLIIWIDENLPHLLHLSDLKDAYHYLSRADIFLGRKWKRQYYGMWSYASDLMSGGVAIARKKELKSRACYFPRWLKEMSKSKAIRRAKLSAAKKIGEKIHASSKKTVEIVEILKNLLLSDEGIKILSKFELSEDEISAILSVNKERAKEIYENIKKYEMKSKQSFLFQF
- the trxB gene encoding thioredoxin-disulfide reductase, coding for MDYEIAIIGAGPSGCAAGIYAGRGGAHAVVYDKGMGGGLAINSPKIENYPGFLSIGGMELMEKMKEHASQYAEMKLFEEVKDIKIDEEIEVITDRGKYSVKAVIICTGTQPRKLNVKGEEKFTGRGVSYCATCDGFFFKGKKVAVVGGGNSAIIEAIYLSNIGADVSVIHRRDELRAEKIIEKEAREKGINFVWNSVVDEIIGNDKVEGIKIRDVKTNEIKEMSIDGIFVSIGEEPNNEIAKKIGLALDEHGFIKADDMGRTSIDRIFAAGDITGGVRQIVVAVSQGAKAAISAMKAIGKRSIWDL
- a CDS encoding transposase; the encoded protein is AITEGDVNDSSLFEDFIEHIPAGSTIYGDKAYFSRKNYNIAKKKGIKFHSPPKKNALAKCRGSKEFAEEVKLYKELGYEKWAEATGYKERFNKEYVFSRLKTIFGETIRPITLTGVAITLMNMITLCNKVI